A stretch of DNA from Vulpes lagopus strain Blue_001 chromosome 12, ASM1834538v1, whole genome shotgun sequence:
CATCCACAGGGCAGAGATAAGCTAGGTGCACGTCAGGGACAGGCTTGCGAAATTGGCCTACACAAGGATGCCCTGTCGGACTTCAGTGTTGCCTGAACATGGCTGGTCACACACACACGCCTCTTGGCATAGGTGCTAGCGTTGTGTTTCGAGCTCATcctcttgtgatgagcactgggtgttatgtgtaagtgatgaattgctgagttctactccagaaaccaagtTCGCATTATGTGGTAActacctaaaattttttttgagaagaaaagaaaaaaaaaggtgacatcCTTTCCTCCCCGCCTTGCCCTCCTGAGCTGGCATTGGTGGGAAGCCTGTTAAATGAGCTCCCTTCTCATGCAGAAGTGGAGAGGCAGCGTAATGGTTTGGAGAGAAGAGCTTTAGAACCTGACCAGGTCCCACCccacagctgtgtgaccttgggcaagtcacttcaatGCCAGGATTTCCATTCCTCTGCAGAAACCAAGAGGCTTGAACAAATTGCTTCATCAGTTTGTTTTTCCTAACTGAATTCCCAGGAATGCTGGAGAGATGAAAAGTTGTCCATGGATGGACTCACAGTAACTGGGATGTGCCTTAAATTGATCCAGCAGAGGTGGGGGCAGTGTGCAGTCTTCCATGGGCCATGGTTTTATGATTATCAGAGCTGATTATGGGTTCCCGAGAGCCCAATATATAATactgtgcactttttttttttaagattttatttatttatttattcatgagatacacagagagagggagagagaggcagagacacaggcagagggagaagcaggctccatgcagggagcccaacgtgggacttgatcccgggactccaggattacaccctgggccgaaggcaggcgctaaaccgctgagccacccagggatcccgaatattGTGCACTTTTGTATGTGTCTGAAACTCCATAGTTAAAGGCTCAgttgaacaaattttttttaaagtagtggtCGTGGAGGTGATTGGCACGCGGCAGGTGCCATGAAGAACCAGGGTAGCCATGGTTAATTCTCCCAGTGCCCAGTTACCCTTTAGGACACCAAGAGGAGAGAGCTGCCTGCTGACCTTGTTGTGTTGGCCTGTAGTAGAGGCTCTCTGTGCCCTGATGGCATCCCTCTGGCTGCAGAATTTTCTGACTGCTTGTCCTTCCCTCCTTAGGTCCACGCCTCCCGCAGCAACAACATGTGCATTGTGGGCGGGTTCACCCAGATGATTCGAGAAGGCGGGGCCAAATCTCTCTGGCGGGGCAATGGCATCAATGTCCTCAAAATTGCCCCTGAATCAGCCATCAAATTCATGGCCTACGAGCAGGTAAGGACCCAGCTTCCCAGGGAGAGTCATCAGTCGTTAGCTGCTTCCTgagcctccctgccctgctgaTGCCCTGGAACGTGGAGCCAGTCACTGTACTGAGGGGTCAGCAGGGTGAGGCAGGAAGCTGGGACAAGCCCCCAGTCTGCTGCCAGCTCCACTGTGGGCCAGTTACTTCTATTTTTGGGCAGTGACGGGTGTTCCAGAGGCACCAGGTTTTGGCTCTGGGAGGAACGGTGGAGCAGGAGCAGCTGTGCTGGTCTCTGGGCTATATCGGTTCATGTGCTCTCTGTTTTAGATCAAGCGTCTTGTGGGGAGTGACCAGGAGACTCTGAGGATTCACGAGAGACTTGTGGCAGGGTCCCTGGCTGGGGCCATCGCCCAGAGTAGCATCTACCCAATGGAGGTGAGGGCCCCCTCGGTCCTAGAGTGGTCAGTGCCcttggggctgagggtggggagtgggccaTGCTCACACTACCATCACTCTTTCGGGTCCTCCAGGTTCTGAAGACCCGAATGGCCCTGCGCAAGACAGGCCAGTACTCGGGCATGCTGGACTGTGCCAAGAAGATCCTAGCCAGAGAGGGAATGGCCGCCTTCTACAAAGGCTACGTTCCAAACATGCTGGGGATCATCCCCTACGCTGGGATAGACCTAGCCGTCTATGAGGTGAGGCTCTGGTGGCTCAGGCCCCTTGACCCAGCAGCAGAGACCCAGAAACTCCTCCTAGTCAGGCCCCCCCACCTGCTCTCACCTCCTGATAGACATGGGGGATGGCTGCAGCAGGGAACAGTGTCTCCTTCCAGACTCCTCTGTTGATTGCAGGGGTCTCCTGTCACATTCCCTGTCCCTGGGACCGCCCAGTTCTCCACCGACAGGGACTCAAGTGGACAGATAACCAGACTGATTTCTGGCCAGGGTTGCTCACTGGGCCCCCAGCAGACTTGAAACCACAGCAGTCAGACTCTGGGTGGGGAAGTGGGTGTTGCCCCtgcctcatccccaccccctgtcccATCCAGGAATCCCCAGTGACAGCAGAAACAAAGGGCAGTCAGGCCAAGCGAGTCAGGTTACAGTAGCCTCAAGGATGCCATGTGATAAGGAAATGCGTCCTGAGTGGATTCAGTAACTGTGTGTCCCCACTCCCAGACCCCTGTCTCTTATTGCCTCATAGGCTCTTTCTGGGCCTCACAGGCATTTTGGCTCAcccctgtccccctgtccccctcCAGACGCTCAAGAACGCCTGGCTACAGCGGTATGCGGTAAACAGTGCAGACCCTGGCGTGTTTGTGCTCTTGGCCTGTGGCACTATGTCCAGCACCTGTGGCCAGCTGGCCAGCTACCCACTGGCCCTGGTCAGGACCCGGATGCAGGCCCAAGGTAATGCTGGTTCTGGGCCAGTCCCCAGAGGCCTGTGTCCCCGGGCAGGTTGGGCTCCAGGGCAGAACTGGCAGACCTCTGATGGTGCCTCTCTCACTATAGCCTCCATTGAGGGCGCTCCAGAGGTGACCATGAGCAGCCTCTTCAGACAGATCCTGCGAACCGAGGGGGCCTTTGGCCTGTACCGGGGGCTGGCCCCTAACTTCATGAAGGTGATCCCAGCTGTGAGCATCAGCTACGTGGTCTATGAGAACCTGAAGATCACCCTGGGTGTGCAGTCTCGGTGACGGGACGGGGGGCAGCTGCGCTTGCTCGGCGGACTCCCAGATCCTGGGTCTGCAGCCCCGGGATATGTAGTCATCCATTCTGTGAATGTGCCAACACTAAGCTGACAGAAGCCAAGCTGTGAAAAGCCTGGGATGTGCCCGCAAGGGAGtggggcagggcctggcaggCCCACCGGGTATGTCCTGCTGACTCTGGCCGACCACCACGTACGTTCCCGGGGCCAGCAGGACATGGGCACAGGCACGCAAGCTCCAGACCTTTCCTGAGGTGCCTGCCAGATAGCAGAGCCCAGAGCCGGCTTAGTTCTTCCCTCTGGCAGCCAGACCACCGGCCGCAAGCCCTGCTCTCTGGCCTGCTGGGCATCTACCCCATGCCCaccttgcttccttccttgctgCTGTGTTGATATGGTAGGAGGAAGGCTGCCAGCCCGCTCCTCATGTTACCGCTTGCTCCCCTCCCCTCGGTCCATGGGGGCCTCACACCTTGACTTCTGGCCTATGGTGTCACCTTTGGCTAGGTTGTGCCGGGGAGAGGGAGGAGTCTGGCTTCTTGCTCATCCTCCTCTGAGCCCTGCTGTTGGCCTCTGAGCTCACCAACAGATGGGCAcctggatgtgtgtgtgcatgcaggtggCAAGGCCAAGCCCCGCCATTGGCTGCCTGGCGACCCAGTGCATGGCTTCACAGAAGGCAAGTACTGGCCTCTGCAATATGGAGGGCCTTGCTGCTCCTGCTGCCAGGGTTGTCCTGGTGCTGTCCCCAGACTGTCAGTACTGGCACCAGCTCAGAACCAGCTCCCCGTGCCCGCCCTGGAATGAGAGCAGGGGGCCATCACATAGTTCCTGGAAGGGAGCTGCTGCCCAGTGTCTGCACACCCCAATGAGAGGAGAAGGTATTCAAGGCCTTAATTATGTACCGTTGGGCAAAGGGTTTTGTTCAGAAGGACAAGCTGGACAAATGTGCAAATTCTGTGCTTCCAGAGGGAGACAAAGGGGGTTGAGAGCCTGGCTGATGGCATTAAAGTCTGTTTCCGAGCCCCTGGGGATTCCTGTTGGATCCCAATCGGGGCAGAGTGGGACCAGCCTCACATTCCACTGATGCAGGGTGTCACTGCTTGGAGcctatttatttcatatttatttgaacAGAGTTATGTCCTAActatttttatagatttgtttaATTAATAGCCTGtcattttcaagttcattttGTATTCATATTTATGTTTGTGGTTGATTGTACCTTCCCTACACCCTCCAGGccgggtggggagaggaaggaggggctgTGGGAGTGGCCCTTCCCGCCACTGGCCACACTGACGTCAAGTCTGTCCAAAGAAATTCCTCAGAACTGGCGACAGATAAAAAGTCAGATCGGGAGGGGCCCTGGCCAGGGGGAGAGGACTGTGGGCAGGTTGGGACAGGGTTCACACCCAGGAAGCCTTAGGGTCTGAGGGTTTGACCAGCAGCAGGAAGAGTGGCAGAAATCTCAATTCCATCAAAGATGGAGGTTCACATCATTTCTTGGGCTCGGAGGATCTGTTTCATCCTTTAGCACAACAAGCGCCAAGGGTCCTATCACTGTGagattggggtggggaggagaggagagggcgGCTAGCACCGCCCTCCTGCCTGTGAATCGGGCTCCCTCCTTTCCTGCCACCACGACCCCTGCTCAGCAATGCTGGTCAAATTGCGACTCTCAGGGTCGCACTTCCATTCCACCAGAATGGCCTGGTGAGGACAATTCAAATAGGATGCAAAGATCAATGCAAAAATTGTTATATATAAATCTAGCGATAACTGGAATTTGtgaaaaagcaaattaagaaaGGATTGGAAgttgtcatttaaaaaacagCCTTCTAATAAAGTTGTTTTCAAAGCTGATGACAGAGCCATGGTTTTTCTGATATGGGcttgttggggtggggggctttgCGTGTTAGAAGATGAATCCATGTTTGCcatcagaaaatgagaaagcttCCCTCTCCGGGCTTCTTGGAGGCACTGCCTCTTTAAAGTGGGTGCTTGTAGGATTTGGGGTGCTCTGCCCAGGTCACCGGAGCCTGGTGGTCCTTCTCAGCCCTTCTCTGAAGTCTGTCCTGGGCGGAGCTGATCACTCCCTACCCCTGAAGCACCTGCAGACGCTGCTGTGCTGTCCATTCGCTGGctgcccccctcccagcctcaTTGTTACATACACACTTGCACACTTAGAGTCTTGAAGAGCTCCACCTGGCATTCTCGGTTTGTTCTCTGTCTTCCCAGGAGGGGATGAGTCCTCTGAGGCAGGGAATGCGTTTGTGGCATTCTCTTCAGCACTTAAGACAGTGCAGATGCCGTTTTCATTAAAAAACTATCCACCCTTTGTCTCCTCATGGCCCCAGGCACCATGGGTCAGGGCAGCAGCAGACTAGGAAGCAGCTGGGGGAACCCAGGAGGGGGTGTGGCATCCAGAGACTGTAGGGAGGCACAGAAGTGTGTCCAGGTTTGAGAGGTATATACCACTTGTCCTGGGTCAAATTACATCCCCCCCAAAACTCCTGTCCCCTGGGAACCTCAGAATGTTGCTTCACTTGGAAATAGGGCTCATGCGGATggaatcaagttaaaatgaggtcacactGGATTACAGTGAGCCCCAAGACCAATGAGTGGTGTCCTAGAACAGAGGACTTTGGACAGACAAGCccagaggagagggacagggaagagGCCACGTGATCACAGGACAGGCACCTCCAAGCCAAGAAACACCGGGGATTGCAGGGGGCCACCTGAAGCCAGGAGAGTGGGAAGTAGTTTCTTCTTCAGCCTGTCCAGAAGGACCCAACGGCTGCCAGAACCTGAATTCCAGACTCTGGGCCTCCTGAATGAACTATGAGagaatgaatttttgttgtttgggGTCATCTAAGTTTGTGATGCTTCGTTAATAGCAGCCCTGGGGAAACTAATATGCCACCTGCTTCAGTTCATTGCCAGGGTAACAGGCAGAAACCATTTCCCAATGATTGGGTCTTGGTAAGTGGATCCCCTTTACTCTGAACCTGCTCTCCCAACCAAATGTCCCATAGTATGGTAGGCAGAGTCACACCCCCTCCCAAAGACATCCCTggcctaatccccagaacctgtgaccTAGGTTATGAGGCGTGGGGCAATCAAGTTTGCTAATCAGCTggccttaaaatagggagattatcctggattatccctGTAGGCCCCACGGAATCACATGGGTCCTTCAATGGGAGGGCCAGGGAGAAGGCACAGAAAGGACTCAGCCCACGGTCACGGgctctgaagatggaggaaggggccacgaGTCAAGGAATGTCGGTGGCCCCTAGGAGCTGGAAGAGAGGAGGAATGGAATCTTCATGGAGAGTCTCCAAGAGGAACACGGCCCTGCTGATGTACTGATTTTAGCCTAGTAAGACACATGTCAGGCTTCAGACCTCCAGGACTGTAAGATAATTTTGTACTGGTTAAGGctctatgcacacacacacggttAGCTCTGAATTTCTTCCATCTGGGCTGAGAAGAGCCTCCCCTGGGTTGGGGTTTGCCTCCAGCTGGCACTTTGCAGGTGGGGAATGCAGGGAATGGTGACCTAGGAGGGGCCGGGCTccagcctggctcctggcccATCTGAGTAGGTGGCTGACACTGAAGCCCCAGGAGCACCCTGTCAGGGGCCAGCAGACCCCTACTGCTCCACCAGGAAGCCCAAGCACTGTgggcaccaccaccaccccgccccaggTACTCAGGTCTGTGTAGATGGCATCCAGCCACCCACCTACAGTTAGATTATGGCTGGAGAGCCTGGAGCAGTCTGGGGAACGGGGGATGTGGGAGCTGCAGAGAGCCTGTCTGACTTCCCACGGACAGACACCAGGACAGTGGAAATCCCTGCCCCACGGTGGCAGAgaggtggccttgggcaagtcacaccTCCTCTCTGAGCCCATGTTCATTAGATCAAGAGAGTAAGGCTTGCCTGGAAGTGTTGTTAGAAAGTTGgagtgagggggatccctgggtggctcagcggtttggcgcctgccttcagcccagggcatgatcctggagtcccgggattgaatcccatgtcaggctccctgcatggagcctgcttctccctctgcctgtgtctctgcctctttctctctctgtctctcatgaataaataaataaaatctttaatttgaaaaaaaaaaaaagaaagaaagttggagtgaggggcacctggctggctggtggatggagcctgtgactcttgatctcagtgtaatgaattcaaaccccacgttgggtgtacaaattccttaaaaataaatttcttttaaagactttatttacttatttgagagagagagggagagagcacaagccagaaggagagggagaagcaggctccctgctgagcagggctccatgttgggcttgatctcaggactccggatcatgacctgagccaaaggcagatgcttaactgactgagccacccaggtgcccctaaaaataaaatcttcaaaaaaatgtgGGGTACCCaggtagctcagttaagtgtccaactcatgatttcagcttaggtcatgatcctagtgttgtgggatggagccctatgtcaggctctgagctcagcacgcGTCCGGTTGTCCCTTCCCTGggcccacatgctctc
This window harbors:
- the SLC25A25 gene encoding calcium-binding mitochondrial carrier protein SCaMC-2 isoform X8, with amino-acid sequence MQSLRDLGVKISEQQAEKILKRIRTGHFWGPVTYMDKNGTMTIDWNEWRDYHLLHPVENIPEIILYWKHSTIFDVGENLTVPDEFTVEERQTGMWWRHLVAGGGAGAVSRTCTAPLDRLKVLMQVHASRSNNMCIVGGFTQMIREGGAKSLWRGNGINVLKIAPESAIKFMAYEQIKRLVGSDQETLRIHERLVAGSLAGAIAQSSIYPMEVLKTRMALRKTGQYSGMLDCAKKILAREGMAAFYKGYVPNMLGIIPYAGIDLAVYETLKNAWLQRYAVNSADPGVFVLLACGTMSSTCGQLASYPLALVRTRMQAQASIEGAPEVTMSSLFRQILRTEGAFGLYRGLAPNFMKVIPAVSISYVVYENLKITLGVQSR
- the SLC25A25 gene encoding calcium-binding mitochondrial carrier protein SCaMC-2 isoform X5, translated to MLCLCLYVPLIGETQSEFQYFESKGLPAELKSIFKLSVFIPSQEFSTYRQWKQKIVQAGDKDLDGQLDFEEFVHYLQDHEKKLRLVFKSLDKKNDGRIDAQEIMQSLRDLGVKISEQQAEKILKRIRTGHFWGPVTYMDKNGTMTIDWNEWRDYHLLHPVENIPEIILYWKHSTIFDVGENLTVPDEFTVEERQTGMWWRHLVAGGGAGAVSRTCTAPLDRLKVLMQVHASRSNNMCIVGGFTQMIREGGAKSLWRGNGINVLKIAPESAIKFMAYEQIKRLVGSDQETLRIHERLVAGSLAGAIAQSSIYPMEVLKTRMALRKTGQYSGMLDCAKKILAREGMAAFYKGYVPNMLGIIPYAGIDLAVYETLKNAWLQRYAVNSADPGVFVLLACGTMSSTCGQLASYPLALVRTRMQAQASIEGAPEVTMSSLFRQILRTEGAFGLYRGLAPNFMKVIPAVSISYVVYENLKITLGVQSR
- the SLC25A25 gene encoding calcium-binding mitochondrial carrier protein SCaMC-2 isoform X4, whose translation is MLQMLWHFLSSFLPRAGCQGSREGKDNEVTGTLAPARGDQMSSFLGKQDGKAEATEKRPTILLVVGPAEHFPKKIVQAGDKDLDGQLDFEEFVHYLQDHEKKLRLVFKSLDKKNDGRIDAQEIMQSLRDLGVKISEQQAEKILKSMDKNGTMTIDWNEWRDYHLLHPVENIPEIILYWKHSTIFDVGENLTVPDEFTVEERQTGMWWRHLVAGGGAGAVSRTCTAPLDRLKVLMQVHASRSNNMCIVGGFTQMIREGGAKSLWRGNGINVLKIAPESAIKFMAYEQIKRLVGSDQETLRIHERLVAGSLAGAIAQSSIYPMEVLKTRMALRKTGQYSGMLDCAKKILAREGMAAFYKGYVPNMLGIIPYAGIDLAVYETLKNAWLQRYAVNSADPGVFVLLACGTMSSTCGQLASYPLALVRTRMQAQASIEGAPEVTMSSLFRQILRTEGAFGLYRGLAPNFMKVIPAVSISYVVYENLKITLGVQSR
- the SLC25A25 gene encoding calcium-binding mitochondrial carrier protein SCaMC-2 isoform X7 codes for the protein MLCLCLYVPLIGETQSEFQYFESKGLPAELKSIFKLSVFIPSQEFSTYRQWKQKIVQAGDKDLDGQLDFEEFVHYLQDHEKKLRLVFKSLDKKNDGRIDAQEIMQSLRDLGVKISEQQAEKILKSMDKNGTMTIDWNEWRDYHLLHPVENIPEIILYWKHSTIFDVGENLTVPDEFTVEERQTGMWWRHLVAGGGAGAVSRTCTAPLDRLKVLMQVHASRSNNMCIVGGFTQMIREGGAKSLWRGNGINVLKIAPESAIKFMAYEQIKRLVGSDQETLRIHERLVAGSLAGAIAQSSIYPMEVLKTRMALRKTGQYSGMLDCAKKILAREGMAAFYKGYVPNMLGIIPYAGIDLAVYETLKNAWLQRYAVNSADPGVFVLLACGTMSSTCGQLASYPLALVRTRMQAQASIEGAPEVTMSSLFRQILRTEGAFGLYRGLAPNFMKVIPAVSISYVVYENLKITLGVQSR
- the SLC25A25 gene encoding calcium-binding mitochondrial carrier protein SCaMC-2 isoform X3 yields the protein MLQMLWHFLSSFLPRAGCQGSREGKDNEVTGTLAPARGDQMSSFLGKQDGKAEATEKRPTILLVVGPAEHFPKKIVQAGDKDLDGQLDFEEFVHYLQDHEKKLRLVFKSLDKKNDGRIDAQEIMQSLRDLGVKISEQQAEKILKRIRTGHFWGPVTYMDKNGTMTIDWNEWRDYHLLHPVENIPEIILYWKHSTIFDVGENLTVPDEFTVEERQTGMWWRHLVAGGGAGAVSRTCTAPLDRLKVLMQVHASRSNNMCIVGGFTQMIREGGAKSLWRGNGINVLKIAPESAIKFMAYEQIKRLVGSDQETLRIHERLVAGSLAGAIAQSSIYPMEVLKTRMALRKTGQYSGMLDCAKKILAREGMAAFYKGYVPNMLGIIPYAGIDLAVYETLKNAWLQRYAVNSADPGVFVLLACGTMSSTCGQLASYPLALVRTRMQAQASIEGAPEVTMSSLFRQILRTEGAFGLYRGLAPNFMKVIPAVSISYVVYENLKITLGVQSR
- the SLC25A25 gene encoding calcium-binding mitochondrial carrier protein SCaMC-2 isoform X6, yielding MTEMCEFFPQLSCGCSRERVMSCHGNDWLSYDFQGRKAGITGKKIVQAGDKDLDGQLDFEEFVHYLQDHEKKLRLVFKSLDKKNDGRIDAQEIMQSLRDLGVKISEQQAEKILKRIRTGHFWGPVTYMDKNGTMTIDWNEWRDYHLLHPVENIPEIILYWKHSTIFDVGENLTVPDEFTVEERQTGMWWRHLVAGGGAGAVSRTCTAPLDRLKVLMQVHASRSNNMCIVGGFTQMIREGGAKSLWRGNGINVLKIAPESAIKFMAYEQIKRLVGSDQETLRIHERLVAGSLAGAIAQSSIYPMEVLKTRMALRKTGQYSGMLDCAKKILAREGMAAFYKGYVPNMLGIIPYAGIDLAVYETLKNAWLQRYAVNSADPGVFVLLACGTMSSTCGQLASYPLALVRTRMQAQASIEGAPEVTMSSLFRQILRTEGAFGLYRGLAPNFMKVIPAVSISYVVYENLKITLGVQSR
- the SLC25A25 gene encoding calcium-binding mitochondrial carrier protein SCaMC-2 isoform X2, giving the protein MVSSVLCRCVASPPPDAAAAASSSSASSPASGDPCGGAVCGGPDHQLRLWSLFQTLDVNRDGGLCVNDLAVGLRRLGLHRTEGELRKIVQAGDKDLDGQLDFEEFVHYLQDHEKKLRLVFKSLDKKNDGRIDAQEIMQSLRDLGVKISEQQAEKILKSMDKNGTMTIDWNEWRDYHLLHPVENIPEIILYWKHSTIFDVGENLTVPDEFTVEERQTGMWWRHLVAGGGAGAVSRTCTAPLDRLKVLMQVHASRSNNMCIVGGFTQMIREGGAKSLWRGNGINVLKIAPESAIKFMAYEQIKRLVGSDQETLRIHERLVAGSLAGAIAQSSIYPMEVLKTRMALRKTGQYSGMLDCAKKILAREGMAAFYKGYVPNMLGIIPYAGIDLAVYETLKNAWLQRYAVNSADPGVFVLLACGTMSSTCGQLASYPLALVRTRMQAQASIEGAPEVTMSSLFRQILRTEGAFGLYRGLAPNFMKVIPAVSISYVVYENLKITLGVQSR